A segment of the Panacibacter ginsenosidivorans genome:
GGACTCACAATTATTTTCTTCTCTTTGGTTTCATCATGAATAACTTTTGGCGCTAAGAGTTTATACAACACTGGCGTAACAACTCTTGTTAATAATGTTGAACTAATTAATCCCCCAATGATCACTAATGCAAGTGGCGAATATAATGGATTGTGTTCAAGCACCAAAGGTATTAAACCGCCGATGGCTGTTAATGTTGTAAGGATGATCGGTATGAAACGTGTTTCTCCGGCTTCTTCAATTGATTCGTTGATGCTCTTGCCGTTTCTGCGCAATTGATCTGTATAATCAACAAGCAGGATGGAATTTTTTACTTCAATACCGATGAGTGCGATGAGACCGATGACTGCAACAAATGAAAAAGTATTTCCCGAAATTAGTAATGCAGCAACTGCACCAATGATGCCGAGCGGTATTACAGATAAAACAATGAGTGTGCCTTTAAATGTTTTGAATTCTAAAATCAATATGCCAAGCAAACCAAAGATGGTGATGAGAATAATGGTTCCAAGTCCGCCAAAGCTTTCCTGGCTTGCTTCTATGTCTCCTGCCGCAACATAATGCGTATCTTTTGGAAACTGCATGGCACCAAGCTTTTGGAGAATAACGTCTGTAACTTTTGCAGTGTTGTATCCACTCTGCACAAATGATGTAACGATCGTGTAGCGGTCTTTGTTGTAATGTTTAATATTTGTTGGTGATGTTTGAAATTCTATATCTGCAATTTGATTTAATGGAACGAGTACTCCACTGTAAGAAGCAACATAAATCTTTTTAAACACATCAAAAGTTTGTTTGTCTTCATGTGGCAATGTGATGTTGATATTATGATCATCACCATCATCTTCCCTGTAAGTGCCAATGTTTAAGCCTGTTACAGCCATGCGGATGGTTCTGTCGATCTCACTGACAGCAATGCCAAGCATTGCAGCTTTGTCTTTATTTACTTTTACTTTTATGTCTGTTTTCAATGTTGTAAGATCATTGTTCACATACATCGTGCCTTCTGTCTTCTTTAAAATATCTTCTACACGAAATGATAAAGCCCTTAATGTATCAAGGTTTTCGCTGAACAAACGAATTGCTATGGGTGCTTCTACCGGCGGACCTTGCTCAAAATCTTTTACTTCAATTTTTGCATTTGGATAATCTTTGAATTTGGTACGCAACTGATCAATCAATTTTCTTTTATCTTCAGGGGGTGTTTCTTTTAGTTGTACAAATATTTGCGCTTTGTTATCTGCATTGCCAACTGGTACAACATTGTAGTAGATACGTGGATTACCATGACCAACATTTGTTGCATAATTCTTTAGATCAGGAATGCTTTTGATATTGCTCTCTACATAGTGTGCAACTGAGTCTGTTGTGGATAGATTTGTCCCCAATGGTGTTTCAATATTGATCATGAACATTGGTTTTTCTGACGCAGGAAACACACTAAAACCTACAACGGGAACTAATGCAATAGCTCCGACAAAAATTGCCAATGCAATAAGCAATGTTATATAAGGCTTTGCCAGGGCACGATGCAACAATCTTTTGTAAGATCCGCTGATCAATCTTTTCAAACCACGTAAGAATAAATTGCCTTCAGGATTTTCATGGTTGCTGAGAATGCGGCTTGATAAAAAAGGAATAATGGTCAGGGACACAAATAATGATGCAAGCACTGTTGCAACAACAGCAGCAGGTAAACTTCTTATAAAATCTCCTGCACCTTCCGGTAAAAATAATAATGGAAGAAAAGCAAAGATGAGTGTAGCAGTACAACCCAATACTGCCAAACCAATTTGTTTTGTTGCAGCCATTGCAGCTTCGCGTTTGGAGTAACCATTGCGTAAGTAACGTTCTATGTTTTCTACAACTACAATACTATCATCAACCAATAACCCAAGTGCCACAACAAAACCAACAATACTTAATTGGTTAATCGTAAAGCCAAATGAATCCAGAATGAATAAGCCAATGGCAAGGGATAAAGGAATAGAGATCATTACCACTAAACCTGCACGAAAACCAAGTGGCAGCAGTGTTAGCAACACAAGAAAAATTGCGATGGCAAAATCATTACTGAAGTGATTTAATCTTGTGTGAACGCTAGCTGCATTATCAAAACTTTGATCATATTTTATGCTCTTTGGTAATTCTTTTTGAAACTGATCCAGCACAGGTTTCATTTCTTTCTCTACATCAAAAATGTTTGTACCCATCTTGCGACTTGCAGTTACAAATACACCGCGATGCCCATTAAGTCTTCCTATATAATTTTGTTCTTCATAATCAAACGAAACATCAGCAATATCTTTTACATAAACAGACTTCCCATTCACACTTGAAACGATTGTATTATTTATTTCATCAAGACTTTTATAATCACCACTTGTTTTTATATTGTATTTTCTTGTGCCTATATCGATACTACCACCAGGGATATTTACATTCTCACTTTGGATGGCACCAATCACTTTATTTAATGGAATTTTTTGTTGCGACATCTTATCAAGGTTCAGTGATATGCGCACCTGCTGCTGTGGAAATGCCCAGTTATCAACGTTCTTCAGTGATTTTATTTTTTCCAAACGTTCTTTCAGTTTCTTGCTCCACTCTTCCAGATCTTTATATGGAGTAGTCTCACTCATTAACGCGACCTGGATAATATTCACATCACTCGGACTAAATTTCATTACATCAATATCAAAAATATCTGCAGGAAGATCAGGACGAATTGCATCCATTTCACGTACCATGTCCTGGTATTTTTTATCAGGAGCGGTTTCATATTTGAACTCAACAGTTATCACAGCAAGTCCGTCGTTCATCTGCGACCTTATTCGTTTAATATCATCGAGCTCGTTTATTTTTTTCTCGATAGGGTCAACAACAAGTTGCTCCATATCCCGAGGGCTCGTTCCCGGGTAAACCACCACCACATTGAATTGCGGCGCCTGGAAGTCCGGGTCTTCACCACGCGGCATATTGAAAAAAGAATTCAATCCAATTGCAATCAGCATTACAAACACAATGAGTGTAAACTGATAATTCTTTACAGCGAAGTCTGTTATTTTCATAAGAGAACTCTTGCCCTAAATCCCTAAAGGGACTTAAGATGATTATTAAATAAATTTATTTCTTACTATTTATTATAAGCCCGGCGGTTGAAGTTCTATGAAGCTTTCGTTGCGTCGCACTCTTCAACGTTTTGTTCATTGCTGAGCATTGCGAAGAACTTTGAACTGAGTGACACAACAATCGATGCCATGAAATACTATCGCTTGGTTACAAAAAATTGCCTTATCTTTTTACTCCCCTTTAGGGGTTGGGGGCTCTTTTTACTACTGCATTTTCTGTGAGATAACTTGTGCCATCTGTTATGACCGCAGCAATATTTTCAAGACCATTTTTTACAGCCACTTTGTCATTATCAATAAAAGCGATCTGCACTTTTTTCTTTGTTACCGTTTTTTGATCTGCATTGAGCACATATACATAACCTGTCTTTGCATCTGCCTCTGCAAGTGCTTCGATAGGAATCATGGTAACCTTTTGGACCGCGGTGCTGTTGAGTTGAATGTTTGCAAAAAACCCAGCCGCAAACTTTTTATCGCCAGGTAAAACTTTTACTTCAATTTCATAAGTGCCACTCTGCGGATCTGCTGCTTCAGCCATTTTGTTAATGATGCCTTTGAATGTTTCATCAGGATATGCATCGAGTGAAACTGTTGCTACATCTCCTTTCCGGAGGTTCGCCCAATCTTTATCGCTCACACCAAAACGTACAACCCAATCATTGTTTGATGTGCCGTTCATCATCAACACTGGCGAACCTGTTGATGCAAGCTCTCCTTCATTCATGATTTTTTGATGATTGTTCCATCTTCAGTTGCTCTTATTTGTGCATACTGCTGGTTGAATTTTGCAATGCGTAAACTTTCATTCGCAACATTCAATTGCGTTTGCACATTTTGCAATTGTTCTAATGTTGCAGCAGTATCTGCAAATAAATTTTTAATGCGGTTCTCATCACGTATTGCTTTTTCAGTTGCCTGGCTTGCTTGTTGCACTTGTGCGTTGATCTCGGTCAGATCAAGCGTAGCAAGCAATTGGCCTTTGCTTACATGATCTCCTTCTTTTACATAGATCTTTGAAATAATACCACCGATCTTGAAAGAAAGTTTTGTTTCACTTGTTGATGCAAGTGAGCCAGAGTATTCAAGCTTTGATGCATAATCAGTGAATGTTACCGGTTGAGTTCTTACAACAACTGCATCTTCAGCAAGTTTTGTTTGGGCTTTGTTTTCGCTGCATGATGCAAGGAATAATGCAGATGCAGCAATAAGTAATGCAAGTGGAATTGATAATAGCTTATTCATAAAATAGTTTTTATAGATTAATCAAGTTTGTATGTTGCCATTACTCTTTCGAGTTCAGCAGCTTTATTTAAAACAGTTAGTTGTGCGAGTGAATATTTAAGTTCAGCAGTAGTCATTTCAGTTCGTGCATCTATTAATTCTATTTGTAGTGCAGAACCTTGTATGTAACGACTTTGCATTAGACGATAGACTTCTTTTGTCGAGATTACTTCATCATTTGAACTACGCAATGCTTTCAATGCAGCCCGGTAAGTATTGTATGCAGTTGTTAACTGTAATTGTAATTTTTTCTCCGCATCACTGTATTGATTTTGTAAAGCCTCAATATCAATTTGTGCTTGCTTAAATTTTAGTTTATTATCGTTACCACTGAAAATATTCCACTTTAATTGCAAACCGCCAAGTTGATAGAATTGATCATTATTGAACTTGTAACCATAACCCTGGAAGCCTGCATTGTAAAAGCCGTTAAGT
Coding sequences within it:
- a CDS encoding efflux RND transporter permease subunit translates to MKITDFAVKNYQFTLIVFVMLIAIGLNSFFNMPRGEDPDFQAPQFNVVVVYPGTSPRDMEQLVVDPIEKKINELDDIKRIRSQMNDGLAVITVEFKYETAPDKKYQDMVREMDAIRPDLPADIFDIDVMKFSPSDVNIIQVALMSETTPYKDLEEWSKKLKERLEKIKSLKNVDNWAFPQQQVRISLNLDKMSQQKIPLNKVIGAIQSENVNIPGGSIDIGTRKYNIKTSGDYKSLDEINNTIVSSVNGKSVYVKDIADVSFDYEEQNYIGRLNGHRGVFVTASRKMGTNIFDVEKEMKPVLDQFQKELPKSIKYDQSFDNAASVHTRLNHFSNDFAIAIFLVLLTLLPLGFRAGLVVMISIPLSLAIGLFILDSFGFTINQLSIVGFVVALGLLVDDSIVVVENIERYLRNGYSKREAAMAATKQIGLAVLGCTATLIFAFLPLLFLPEGAGDFIRSLPAAVVATVLASLFVSLTIIPFLSSRILSNHENPEGNLFLRGLKRLISGSYKRLLHRALAKPYITLLIALAIFVGAIALVPVVGFSVFPASEKPMFMINIETPLGTNLSTTDSVAHYVESNIKSIPDLKNYATNVGHGNPRIYYNVVPVGNADNKAQIFVQLKETPPEDKRKLIDQLRTKFKDYPNAKIEVKDFEQGPPVEAPIAIRLFSENLDTLRALSFRVEDILKKTEGTMYVNNDLTTLKTDIKVKVNKDKAAMLGIAVSEIDRTIRMAVTGLNIGTYREDDGDDHNINITLPHEDKQTFDVFKKIYVASYSGVLVPLNQIADIEFQTSPTNIKHYNKDRYTIVTSFVQSGYNTAKVTDVILQKLGAMQFPKDTHYVAAGDIEASQESFGGLGTIILITIFGLLGILILEFKTFKGTLIVLSVIPLGIIGAVAALLISGNTFSFVAVIGLIALIGIEVKNSILLVDYTDQLRRNGKSINESIEEAGETRFIPIILTTLTAIGGLIPLVLEHNPLYSPLALVIIGGLISSTLLTRVVTPVLYKLLAPKVIHDETKEKKIIVSPAIEYA
- a CDS encoding efflux RND transporter periplasmic adaptor subunit — encoded protein: MNEGELASTGSPVLMMNGTSNNDWVVRFGVSDKDWANLRKGDVATVSLDAYPDETFKGIINKMAEAADPQSGTYEIEVKVLPGDKKFAAGFFANIQLNSTAVQKVTMIPIEALAEADAKTGYVYVLNADQKTVTKKKVQIAFIDNDKVAVKNGLENIAAVITDGTSYLTENAVVKRAPNP
- a CDS encoding efflux RND transporter periplasmic adaptor subunit, which translates into the protein MNKLLSIPLALLIAASALFLASCSENKAQTKLAEDAVVVRTQPVTFTDYASKLEYSGSLASTSETKLSFKIGGIISKIYVKEGDHVSKGQLLATLDLTEINAQVQQASQATEKAIRDENRIKNLFADTAATLEQLQNVQTQLNVANESLRIAKFNQQYAQIRATEDGTIIKKS